In Helianthus annuus cultivar XRQ/B chromosome 9, HanXRQr2.0-SUNRISE, whole genome shotgun sequence, the following are encoded in one genomic region:
- the LOC110876612 gene encoding metalloendoproteinase 2-MMP, protein MASKLTFLCVLFFVFSLSKGNETIKRLQGSQKGSKVQGLHNLKLYLARFGYLNYQHTPNHVNSNENDEFDEELEAALEDYQNFHHLNPTGMLDEPTVSQMLMPRCGVPDKKISNNHESKLLHIVSHYTFFPNSPRWGKNRLTYAFNSNYPSIYISPVERAFNRWANATQYFTFSRVSNVATADLKVSWERGDHGDGYPFTGGVLAHAFSPSDGRFHYNADQSWSIGARQNSFDVETVALHEIGHLLGLGHSQFQNAIMWSAISSGAVKGLASDDIQGIKALYGYKK, encoded by the coding sequence ATGGCATCCAAACTTACTTTTTTATGTGTCTTGTTCTTTGTCTTCTCTCTTAGCAAGGGTAATGAAACTATCAAACGCCTTCAGGGTAGTCAAAAGGGTAGCAAAGTGCAAGGCCTCCATAACCTCAAACTGTACCTTGCCCGATTCGGTTACCTAAATTACCAACATACCCCTAACCATGTCAACTCTAATGAAAATGATGAGTTTGATGAAGAGCTTGAGGCTGCCCTAGAAGATTATCAAAATTTTCACCATCTCAATCCCACGGGCATGCTAGATGAACCCACAGTTTCACAAATGCTCATGCCTCGTTGTGGAGTACCAGATAAGAAAATTAGTAACAATCACGAGTCAAAACTGTTGCATATCGTGTCTCATTATACGTTCTTCCCAAATAGTCCTAGATGGGGTAAAAACCGCCTCACCTATGCATTCAACTCGAATTATCCGAGCATCTATATATCTCCTGTTGAGCGTGCCTTCAACAGATGGGCTAATGCTACACAATACTTCACATTTTCTAGAGTTTCTAATGTTGCGACTGCTGATTTAAAGGTAAGTTGGGAAAGAGGAGACCATGGAGATGGGTATCCATTTACTGGGGGGGTACTGGCACATGCTTTTTCGCCATCAGATGGGAGGTTTCACTATAACGCGGATCAAAGTTGGTCTATTGGAGCAAGACAAAATTCTTTCGATGTAGAAACCGTGGCACTGCATGAAATAGGACATCTACTAGGTTTGGGACATAGTCAGTTTCAAAACGCTATAATGTGGAGTGCCATCTCGAGTGGAGCAGTAAAGGGTTTAGCTTCAGATGATATCCAAGGCATTAAAGCTTTATATGGATATAAAAAATAA